In Erigeron canadensis isolate Cc75 chromosome 1, C_canadensis_v1, whole genome shotgun sequence, a single window of DNA contains:
- the LOC122593403 gene encoding transcriptional regulator SUPERMAN-like — MEKSTSVNDDNNNKSLKDHAICAGSNNNGMIKDSSSIVDNPYNWSWKNNIYNNSSCDQDSSSIGDGGELLGGFSWPPRSYTCTFCKREFKSAQALGGHMNVHRRDRARLRQIMPSSNYTTLLNLNSLHPNPNPNPSSNFSPYFSSNLPSSIPKMSLSPMMSSSTAPSSTPHNSPYVPPSYTTHPSYRFCPRSNGASLKSQIPSFRVCKFDGFSSEEDKIGNRSENNIVRLNLEIGLLGEESDNYCDDLDLELRLGCA, encoded by the coding sequence ATGGAAAAAAGCACAAGTgtgaatgatgataataataataagagctTGAAAGATCACGCTATTTGTGCTGGATCAAATAATAATGGTATGATCAAGGATTCATCATCAATAGTAGATAATCCTTATAATTGGTCATGGAAAAACAACATCTACAACAATAGTAGTTGTGATCAAGATAGTAGTTCAATTGGAGATGGAGGAGAGTTGCTAGGGGGGTTCTCTTGGCCACCAAGGTCTTACACTTGCACCTTTTGTAAAAGAGAGTTTAAATCAGCTCAAGCTCTTGGTGGTCACATGAATGTTCATAGGAGAGATAGAGCTAGGCTTAGACAAATAATGCCATCTTCTAATTACACCACTTTGCTTAACCTTAATAGCCTCCAtccaaaccctaaccctaaccctagtAGTAATTTCTCACcatatttttcatcaaatttgCCATCATCCATCCCAAAGATGTCTTTGTCTCCGATGATGTCCTCATCCACTGCTCCCTCTTCCACACCACATAACTCGCCGTACGTCCCACCATCGTATACCACCCACCCGTCGTATCGTTTCTGTCCTAGATCAAACGGTGCTAGTTTGAAATCACAAATACCCTCCTTTAGGGTTTGTAAATTTGATGGTTTTTCAAGCGAGGAAGATAAAATTGGCAACCGGTCAGAGAATAATATTGTTCGACTGAATTTGGAAATCGGCTTACTTGGCGAAGAATCAGATAACTACTGTGATGATTTGGATTTGGAACTCCGGCTAGGTTGTGCTTAA
- the LOC122582990 gene encoding ethylene receptor 2-like: protein MDAMSKTLASFGLIALLLVCVFASDDDGSDNGCNCEVEGFFGYRNIMEAQRVSDFLIAIAYFSIPIELLWFVSCSNVPFKWVLFEFIAFIGFCGMTHLLNGWTYEPHAFQLMLALTIFKFLTALVSFATAITLVTLIPLLLKVKVREFMLKKKTWDLGREMGMIRKQKEAGWHVRMLTQEIRKSLDRHTILYTTLDKLSETLDLQNCAIWMPDPAKTVMNLTHQLKGGHSSTRYDFSIPIQDPDVQEVKKSDGVKLLDQESRLATLSSGGSDAPGAVAAIRMPMLRVSDFKGGTPEMIQACYAILVLVLPGGEVRSWTNPELEIVKVVADQVAVALSHAAVLEESQLMRDKLAEQNRALQQAKQDAMRASQARNLFQTVMSKSLRKPMHSILGLLSIVQDENLSDRQRVLTNSMVKTSNVLSMLIDDVMDESSKERFPLEMRSFRLHSFIKETVYLAKCLCAYQGYEFTIEVDKSLPDNIMGDERRVFQVILHMIGNLLNRGHGGGGGCLILRISTETGSLGRNEQRWATWKSNSSDGYLNVKFEVGITDSTPQLERSFADARIQSGAVEQSLSFSMCRKLVEMMQGKIWVVPNPAGFDQSMSLVLRFQLRPSIVTGILETSESSENNPPSNSVFRGLQVLLADEDDVNRAVTRKLLEKLGCSVSTVATGSDCIMALNHPVLSYQMVVLDLHMPDLDGFEIASRIRKTRSRNWPLIIALTDFADEDVWDKCLQIGINGVIHKPVLLQGISDELKRVLIHANKVH from the exons ATGGATGCAATGTCGAAAACATTAGCATCTTTCGGGTTGATTGCATTGTTGCTAGTGTGTGTCTTTGCTTCTGATGATGATGGGTCGGATAACGGGTGTAATTGTGAGGTTGAGGGCTTTTTCGGGTATAGAAATATTATGGAAGCACAAAGAGTGAGTGATTTCTTGATAGCAATTGCTTATTTCTCGATTCCAATCGAGTTATTGTGGTTTGTTAGTTGCTCAAATGTGCCTTTCAAATGGGTACTCTTTGAGTTCATTGCTTTCATAGGATTTTGTGGAATGACACATTTGTTAAACGGTTGGACTTACGAACCACACGCGTTTCAGCTCATGCTGGCTCTCACCATTTTTAAGTTCCTTACGGCTTTGGTTTCATTTGCAACTGCGATTACTTTGGTCACTCTTATTCCGTTGCTTTTAAAAGTGAAGGTAAGAGAGTTTATgttaaagaaaaagacttgGGATCTTGGTAGAGAAATGGGTATGATTAGGAAACAGAAAGAAGCAGGGTGGCACGTTCGTATGCTCACTCAAGAGATCCGAAAGTCACTTGACCGGCATACTATTCTCTACACTACGCTGGATAAGTTGTCTGAGACATTGGATTTGCAGAATTGTGCGATTTGGATGCCTGATCCTGCTAAAACAGTGATGAATCTTACCCATCAGTTAAAAGGGGGACACTCTTCAACGAGGTATGATTTCTCGATCCCAATTCAGGATCCTGATGTTCAAGAAGTTAAAAAAAGTGATGGGGTGAAGTTACTTGATCAAGAATCACGACTCGCGACTCTAAGCAGTGGAGGATCCGATGCACCTGGAGCAGTTGCTGCTATAAGAATGCCGATGCTTAGAGTTTCTGATTTTAAAGGAGGGACCCCTGAAATGATTCAGGCTTGTTACGCGATTCTTGTGTTGGTTCTTCCTGGTGGAGAAGTTCGGTCTTGGACTAACCCTGAACTCGAGATAGTCAAGGTTGTGGCTGACCAAGTAGCTGTGGCCCTCTCACATGCTGCGGTTCTTGAAGAATCTCAACTCATGAGAGATAAATTAGCTGAACAAAATCGAGCTTTACAGCAAGCAAAACAGGATGCCATGAGGGCTAGTCAAGCTAGGAACTTATTTCAAACTGTGATGAGTAAAAGCTTGAGAAAACCTATGCATTCGATCTTGGGCTTGCTTTCAATTGTACAAGATGAGAATCTGAGTGACCGGCAACGTGTTCTAACCAATTCCATGGTGAAAACAAGTAATGTCCTCTCAATGTTGATCGATGATGTAATGGATGAATCTTCTAAAGAAAGATTTCCATTAGAAATGAGATCATTTCGTCTCCattctttcataaaagaaaCAGTTTATCTTGCAAAGTGTTTGTGTGCTTATCAAGGCTACGAGTTCACAATTGAAGTCGATAAATCACTACCTGATAACATTATGGGAGACGAGAGAAGGGTTTTTCAGGTCATCTTGCATATGATTGGGAACCTTTTGAATCGGGGCCATGGTGGAGGTGGAGGGTGTTTGATTTTAAGGATTTCAACGGAGACTGGAAGTCTTGGGAGGAATGAACAACGATGGGCTACATGGAAATCAAATTCTTCTGATGGTTATTTGAATGTAAAGTTTGAGGTCGGGATTACTGATAGTACGCCCCAGTTGGAACGTTCTTTTGCCGATGCCAGAATTCAAAGTGGTGCAGTCGAGCAAAGTTTGAGCTTCAGTATGTGCAGAAAGCTTGTGGAG ATGATGCAAGGTAAGATCTGGGTAGTCCCAAATCCCGCAGGATTTGATCAAAGTATGTCGCTTGTTCTTCGGTTTCAACTCCGGCCATCAATCGTTACTGGAATCTTGGAAACCTCGGAATCCTCAGAGAACAATCCACCATCAAACTCTGTCTTCAGAGGCCTTCAAGTCCTGCTAGCCGACGAGGATGATGTGAACCGAGCTGTCACACGGAAGCTACTGGAGAAACTCGGCTGCAGTGTGTCAACAGTTGCCACTGGTTCCGATTGCATTATGGCTTTAAATCATCCTGTATTGTCATACCAGATGGTCGTTTTGGATCTTCACATGCCTGATCTTGATGGCTTTGAAATCGCATCAAGAATTCGCAAGACTCGTAGCAGGAACTGGCCTTTGATCATAGCCTTGACTGACTTTGCGGATGAAGATGTGTGGGACAAATGCTTACAAATCGGAATCAATGGAGTGATTCATAAACCTGTTCTTCTACAAGGGATCTCAGATGAACTCAAGAGAGTCTTGATCCATGCCAACAAAGTCCATTGA